A DNA window from Castanea sativa cultivar Marrone di Chiusa Pesio chromosome 7, ASM4071231v1 contains the following coding sequences:
- the LOC142642090 gene encoding uncharacterized protein LOC142642090 gives MLKMIRRNESKVNPGQAEANDVADHDQNSAVENSLTKQPEMQLQRSKSCGEGRASAPSEELSLRLSKPNVTNRNSTKSCNNMDPSEKAFKCGLLCLFFPLFGKGKLAKPKIEEAMMIEEIISRTVSLDKFECGSWASSAICRGSEEGGDSKHLYFDLPVELIRNSNVNDDANSPVKAAFVFDKDRKAILKNCSTKAVTTKKPDESTGRHVRFSTSCPDSPVLCISPRLLKAREDFNAFLEAQNK, from the coding sequence ATGTTGAAGATGATAAGGAGAAACGAAAGCAAAGTAAATCCTGGTCAGGCAGAGGCCAATGATGTTGCTGATCATGACCAGAACTCTGCAGTGGAAAATTCTCTCACCAAGCAACCAGAAATGCAACTACAAAGAAGTAAGTCATGTGGTGAAGGAAGAGCAAGTGCACCTTCAGAAGAACTTTCTCTTAGGCTATCTAAACCAAATGTTACTAATAGAAATAGTACTAAGAGTTGTAACAACATGGATCCTAGTGAAAAGGCATTCAAATGTGGTCTCTTGTGCCTGTTCTTTCCATTGTTTGGTAAGGGAAAGTTAGCAAAGCCCAAAATAGAAGAAGCAATGATGATAGAAGAAATCATATCCAGGACAGTTTCCTTAGATAAATTCGAATGTGGGTCTTGGGCATCATCTGCTATATGTCGCGGCAGCGAGGAAGGTGGAGACTCCAAGCATCTCTACTTTGATCTTCCAGTGGAGTTGATTCGAAACAGCAATGTGAACGATGATGCAAATTCACCAGTTAAAGCAGCTTTTGTCTTTGATAAAGACCGCAAAGCAATTCTCAAGAATTGCTCCACAAAAGCAGTAACAACCAAAAAACCAGACGAATCAACTGGCCGCCATGTTCGTTTTTCTACTTCTTGTCCTGACTCACCGGTTTTATGCATTTCACCTCGCTTGCTCAAGGCAAGGGAGGACTTCAATGCTTTCCTAGAAGCTCAGAATAAATAA
- the LOC142643247 gene encoding galactan beta-1,4-galactosyltransferase GALS3-like translates to MGKEKERKLFIGGAVWHVAAELKLLLTTLVVLCSLATLFQFFPSRFTISTSDLRFCISRVVSQVAPPPQLAAQPQQLSLPPPPSQSPPPLPLPLPLPPPPPPQPLQDQTLENGSIKRAFNPYGAAAYSFVTMGSYRGGFDTFAIVGIASKPLHLYSKPTYLCKWEPFHNSTSKPISAVGYKILPDWGYGRVYTVVVVNCTFSQPINVDNSGGRLVLYATTSGGGDRNFNVTDTIEALTESPGTLDLSVFTSKPKYEYLYCGSSLYGGLSPQRVREWLAYHVRLFGEKSHFVIHDAGGVHEEVLEVLRPWMEKGYVTLQDIREQERFDGYYHNQFMVVNDCLHRYKFMTKWMFFFDVDEYIFVPPKSTIKTVLDSLSDYNQFTIEQMPMSSKLCLSEPNGRTYRRWGFEKLVYRDVKKGIRRDRKYAVQPRNVYATGVHMSQNLAGKTTHKTEGRIKYFHYHGTIAVRREPCRNLINSTEVTFEKMPYVLDTTMRDAAGSVKKFELKMIGTRLQRTRQ, encoded by the exons atgggaaaagagaaagagaggaagctGTTCATAGGAGGCGCAGTGTGGCATGTTGCAGCAGAGCTAAAACTGTTGTTAACAACACTTGTTGTTCTCTGCAGCTTAGCCACCCTTTTCCAATTCTTCCCTTCTCGTTTCACCATCTCTACTTCTGATCTCCGTTTCTGTATCTCAAGGGTTGTTTCTCAAGTGGCCCCACCACCTCAACTGGCTGCACAACCACAACAGCTGTCTCTTCCTCCACCACCGTCACAGTCACCGCCACCACTACCACTACcactaccactaccaccaccTCCGCCGCCACAACCATTGCAAGATCAGACTCTGGAGAATGGTTCTATCAAGAGAGCTTTCAATCCGTATGGTGCAGCAGCATACAGCTTTGTCACTATGGGATCATACAGAGGTGGTTTCGACACATTTGCCATTGTGGGTATTGCTTCAAAGCCTCTGCATCTCTATTCAAAGCCTACTTACTTGTGCAAGTGGGAACCTTTTCACAACTCTACCTCAAAACCCATCTCTGCAGTTGGATATAAGATCCTCCCAGACTGGGGCTATGGAAGAGTTTACACTGTTGTGGTTGTAAACTGTACCTTTTCACAGCCCATTAACGTTGATAACTCAGGTGGAAGACTGGTTCTCTATGCTACAACTTCTGGCGGTGGTGACAGGAACTTCAATGTCACTGACACCATTGAAGCTCTAACTGAGTCTCCAGGGACTTTGGACTTGTCTGTGTTCACTTCAAAGCCAAAGTATGAGTATTTGTACTGTGGGTCATCTTTGTATGGGGGTTTGAGTCCACAGAGAGTGAGGGAATGGCTGGCTTACCACGTTAGACTGTTTGGGGAAAAGTCACATTTTGTGATACATGATGCTGGTGGGGTTCATGAGGAAGTGTTGGAGGTGTTGAGGCCATGGATGGAAAAAGGGTATGTGACATTGCAAGATATCAgggagcaagagaggtttgatGGGTACTATCACAATCAGTTCATGGTGGTGAATGATTGTTTGCACAGGTATAAGTTTATGACTAAGTGGATGTTCTTCTTTGATGTGGATGAGTATATTTTTGTGCCTCCCAAGAGCACTATCAAGACTGTGTTGGATTCACTTTCTGATTATAATCAGTTCACCATTGAGCAAATGCCTATGAGCAGTAAGCTCTGCTTGTCTGAGCCTAATGGAAGAACCTACAG GAGATGGGGTTTTGAGAAGCTTGTATATAGAGATGTGAAGAAAGGAATTAGGAGGGACCGCAAATACGCAGTGCAACCGCGCAATGTATATGCCACTGGAGTTCATATGTCACAAAATCTAGCTGGTAAAACAACACATAAAACCGAGGGACGAATCAAGTACTTCCATTATCATGGAACCATAGCAGTAAGACGTGAACCATGCCGGAACCTAATCAATTCAACAGAGGTCACATTCGAAAAAATGCCTTATGTTTTGGACACCACAATGAGGGATGCTGCTGGATCTGTGAAGAAATTTGAGCTCAAAATGATTGGAACTAGGTTGCAAAGGACAAGGCAATGA